The Lewinellaceae bacterium genome has a segment encoding these proteins:
- a CDS encoding DUF4856 domain-containing protein, with protein MHKALHYFTLLSLLIVFILQGCSHDPDETPVIIVPEEEVPNVYYFERDGHNNVFNSGQVCRNLIIQDFEILVKRLAEPGAVPIAFEDLYKYYDNGGVTISGPTLTAVNMPLLVSTIYEISSVRDLKGRVYGPYANKIHADMEYWCATIAENSHDPSKIGTYRVYIDEETGHDMVQMFKLTAMGGVMWQHGLHAYFHYVENDNNDTIVTFPGVTWLHYTWMEHHLDEVFGYYGAARKFHDFTDEDLVDYAEGGNYLDNFQVDGKLDFSTEYNFLFARLAAERDLGSQTHTDFSKTIFDGFYDARVAIVEKDYDKLIERKAVILDNWEKVVASSAVHHLNEVVRELDFLKDYPGASPERFYMHWSAMFKYTEMLRYNYDNRFTGYKEVLDEKFITSAVPFPKAIVDDVSKINDYKTGLLDARAIIQGIYDFDPADVENW; from the coding sequence ATGCACAAGGCGCTCCACTATTTTACCCTATTATCTTTGCTAATAGTGTTCATTCTCCAGGGGTGTTCTCATGATCCTGATGAAACGCCGGTCATTATTGTACCCGAGGAGGAAGTCCCAAATGTCTATTATTTTGAACGGGACGGACACAATAATGTCTTCAATTCCGGGCAGGTATGCAGGAACCTGATCATCCAGGATTTTGAGATTCTGGTAAAAAGGCTGGCAGAACCAGGTGCCGTGCCGATAGCCTTTGAAGATTTGTATAAGTATTATGATAATGGCGGGGTAACCATCAGTGGCCCAACGCTGACTGCCGTCAACATGCCTTTGCTTGTCTCCACTATTTACGAAATTTCATCGGTCCGTGATTTGAAGGGAAGGGTTTACGGTCCTTATGCCAATAAAATCCATGCAGACATGGAATACTGGTGTGCGACCATTGCTGAAAATTCTCATGATCCTTCAAAAATAGGCACTTACCGGGTGTATATCGATGAAGAAACCGGCCACGATATGGTACAGATGTTTAAACTGACGGCCATGGGGGGCGTCATGTGGCAGCACGGGTTACATGCTTATTTTCATTATGTGGAAAATGACAACAACGATACCATTGTCACTTTTCCCGGGGTCACCTGGTTGCATTATACCTGGATGGAACACCATCTTGACGAGGTTTTTGGTTATTACGGAGCGGCCCGGAAATTCCATGATTTTACAGATGAAGACCTCGTTGACTATGCTGAAGGGGGGAATTACTTGGATAATTTTCAGGTGGATGGGAAACTCGATTTTTCTACGGAGTATAATTTTTTGTTTGCGCGCCTGGCTGCAGAACGTGACCTGGGGTCTCAAACGCATACGGATTTTTCAAAAACCATTTTTGACGGCTTTTATGATGCCCGCGTTGCCATAGTGGAAAAGGATTACGATAAACTTATTGAACGCAAGGCTGTAATACTGGATAACTGGGAAAAAGTCGTGGCTTCCAGTGCCGTGCACCATCTTAATGAAGTGGTCCGGGAGCTGGATTTTTTAAAAGACTACCCGGGAGCCAGTCCTGAGCGGTTTTATATGCATTGGTCCGCTATGTTTAAGTACACGGAAATGCTGCGTTACAATTACGACAACCGGTTCACGGGGTATAAAGAGGTGTTGGATGAAAAATTTATTACTTCAGCAGTACCTTTCCCTAAAGCCATTGTGGATGATGTTTCAAAAATAAACGACTATAAAACCGGCTTACTGGATGCCAGGGCCATCATTCAGGGGATTTACGATTTTGATCCGGCAGATGTTGAAAACTGGTAA
- a CDS encoding UbiA family prenyltransferase, with translation MKQYFSLIKFSHTIFALPFALLGFFLAYLKLGYFFSLRNFGFVILCMIFARSAAMAFNRFLDRDIDKVNPRTQNREIPAGVISSRSALTFVILSSLFFIATTWLINPLVFKLSPVALVVVLGYSYTKRFTYLCHFVLGAGLGLAPIGAYLAAGGGFDLIPIVLSFSVLFWVSGFDIIYALQDESFDKENKLNSIPAALGKAKALRLSEILHVISGLLIIAAAYLLQQTYPEFGWMTWVATAVFVFMLIYQHSIVKPDDLSRVNLAFFTTNGIASLVFGTLMILDIFV, from the coding sequence ATGAAGCAATATTTTTCCCTGATCAAATTCAGTCATACTATTTTTGCACTGCCTTTTGCGTTGCTCGGCTTTTTCCTTGCATACCTGAAACTGGGCTACTTTTTCAGCCTGCGGAATTTTGGTTTTGTGATCCTTTGTATGATATTTGCCAGAAGTGCCGCCATGGCTTTTAACAGATTCCTGGACAGGGACATAGACAAGGTCAATCCCCGGACACAAAATCGGGAAATCCCTGCCGGGGTCATTTCCTCCAGGTCAGCTTTGACCTTTGTCATTTTGAGCAGCCTCTTTTTTATCGCCACCACCTGGCTGATCAACCCGCTGGTATTCAAACTTTCACCCGTGGCACTGGTGGTTGTGCTGGGCTACAGCTATACCAAACGGTTCACCTACCTCTGCCATTTTGTTTTAGGGGCAGGGCTGGGTCTCGCTCCCATCGGAGCCTACCTTGCTGCCGGCGGCGGTTTTGATCTCATCCCTATCGTCCTATCCTTTTCCGTTTTATTTTGGGTATCCGGGTTTGATATTATTTATGCCCTCCAGGATGAGTCCTTTGATAAGGAAAATAAGTTAAATTCTATCCCTGCCGCCCTGGGAAAGGCTAAAGCCCTAAGGTTATCGGAAATATTACACGTGATCAGTGGTCTGCTGATCATCGCGGCGGCCTATTTGCTACAACAGACTTATCCTGAATTTGGATGGATGACCTGGGTGGCAACGGCTGTATTTGTTTTCATGCTAATTTACCAGCACTCCATTGTAAAACCCGACGATCTCAGCCGGGTCAACCTGGCGTTTTTCACCACGAACGGCATCGCCAGTCTCGTTTTCGGCACTCTGATGATCCTTGACATTTTTGTATAA
- a CDS encoding DEAD/DEAH box helicase: protein MSQNPTSKPPRLDVVYNLYEFEQGLFLPNAFVVSVDKQGLFAHIRQKALAHTIGGFGLPFDPVREKLFGIIEWLQPAALEARFNTNKRKQKPLDFLLKEPEIKKAIFKFVNRHLDEILSFISNHKLPLSFDAERKILVHQFMVRTGDFELEPYLFFKKTETEVFYRLVMAENDQKWKISSRDVIPVCNHPAWVIADYKLYKITHINGNMVKPFQTKNEVVIPSASVKTYFKTFILKVAEKVDIEAEGFEVVANGKLLGCRIEAVRNFFNGQWGLTLQMLYTGVHFNWSEKKEKRTSIEFMGEEIRIVRVSRDMNKEADFVEKLKSFGLKNTVGSYFQTEVARLADSETSTEMIEWLSENRKALEQAGFAVQPPEHEGDVIFLQKPSLQMDIKRDNDWFDVHAIVTVGEISFPFARLGKNIREANPFYKMPDGRFFVIPQEWMSKYSEFFKFVHHSGDKLKLVKSQFTILDKIGLKADGDPITKKEVKDFQLSKWLKAELRPYQLDGVKWLVELYQNELGACLADDMGLGKTLQTIAVLLHAKEQKPLTTQANSSPGQLDLFSAASDAQFLKPLNALIVLPASLVFNWQSELMKFAPSLTSYRHVGAKRHTDIRLLHRFDVILTTYQTALRDIELLKKLEYEYIVLDESQQIKNRESKVFKAINELVARHKISLSGTPIENSLSDLWSQMQFINPDLLGSFNFFKKEFLRPIEQLQQEEKKTRLRSLVQPYLLRRTKEEVAKELPPLTTSILYTEMTSEQKKLYEREKSAARNYLLENFDAADGKYRLLVLQTLTKLRQLVNHPVLVKPDYTRESGKFHEVMEQWDVILKAGHKVLIFSSFVKYLELFKAELDKRGEAYSWLSGSSTAKQREEEIKKFEREEQVKSFLISIKAGGVGLNLTAADYVFILDPWWNPSTEQQAIARAHRIGQEKSVFAIKFITRESIEEKILKLQERKSQLAEDIIGQTGTMTFSRGDIEYLLQ, encoded by the coding sequence ATGTCACAAAACCCGACTTCCAAACCTCCGCGGCTCGACGTAGTTTACAACCTTTATGAATTTGAACAAGGGCTGTTCCTTCCCAATGCTTTTGTGGTAAGTGTCGATAAGCAGGGGCTATTTGCCCATATCAGACAAAAGGCGCTTGCTCATACTATCGGCGGTTTTGGTTTGCCCTTTGATCCGGTTCGGGAAAAATTATTCGGAATTATTGAATGGTTGCAACCTGCTGCCCTGGAAGCCCGATTCAATACCAATAAACGAAAGCAAAAGCCGCTCGATTTTTTATTAAAAGAGCCTGAAATAAAAAAAGCCATATTTAAATTCGTCAATCGTCATCTCGATGAGATCCTGAGTTTCATTTCCAATCACAAATTGCCATTGAGTTTTGATGCAGAACGAAAGATTCTGGTACATCAATTTATGGTCCGGACAGGTGATTTCGAACTGGAACCCTATTTATTTTTTAAGAAAACCGAAACGGAGGTTTTTTATCGGCTGGTGATGGCTGAAAATGATCAAAAATGGAAAATCAGTTCAAGGGATGTCATTCCTGTTTGCAACCATCCGGCCTGGGTCATTGCAGACTATAAGCTCTATAAAATTACTCATATCAATGGCAATATGGTCAAGCCTTTTCAAACCAAAAATGAGGTGGTGATTCCCAGTGCTTCGGTGAAAACTTATTTTAAAACCTTCATTTTAAAAGTCGCTGAAAAGGTGGATATCGAGGCGGAAGGATTTGAGGTGGTGGCCAATGGCAAATTGTTGGGGTGTAGGATTGAGGCGGTACGTAATTTTTTCAACGGCCAATGGGGACTTACCCTTCAAATGCTTTACACCGGGGTACATTTCAACTGGAGCGAGAAAAAAGAAAAGCGTACTTCCATTGAATTCATGGGGGAAGAAATACGAATTGTAAGGGTATCCAGGGATATGAACAAAGAAGCGGACTTTGTAGAAAAGCTGAAATCTTTCGGGTTGAAAAATACGGTGGGCAGTTATTTTCAAACGGAAGTTGCCCGGCTGGCAGATAGTGAAACATCTACAGAGATGATCGAGTGGTTATCGGAAAACAGGAAAGCCCTTGAACAAGCAGGTTTTGCTGTTCAGCCTCCCGAACATGAAGGAGATGTGATTTTCCTGCAAAAGCCAAGCCTGCAAATGGATATCAAGAGAGATAACGACTGGTTTGATGTTCATGCCATAGTGACCGTAGGGGAAATTTCTTTTCCTTTTGCCCGGCTCGGAAAAAATATCAGGGAAGCAAATCCTTTTTATAAAATGCCCGATGGGCGATTTTTTGTTATTCCACAGGAATGGATGAGCAAATACAGCGAATTTTTTAAATTTGTCCACCATTCGGGAGATAAGCTGAAACTGGTAAAAAGCCAGTTTACCATCCTCGATAAAATAGGCCTTAAGGCAGATGGAGACCCCATAACAAAAAAGGAAGTTAAAGATTTCCAATTGTCCAAATGGTTGAAAGCAGAACTGCGCCCTTACCAGTTGGACGGGGTAAAATGGCTGGTTGAGCTCTACCAAAATGAGTTGGGTGCCTGTCTTGCCGACGATATGGGACTGGGAAAAACATTGCAGACCATTGCTGTTTTACTGCATGCGAAGGAACAAAAACCCCTCACCACCCAGGCCAACAGTTCACCCGGACAACTTGACTTGTTTTCGGCGGCCTCTGATGCACAGTTTCTCAAACCCTTAAATGCCCTCATCGTGTTGCCTGCTTCCCTGGTATTCAACTGGCAATCAGAATTAATGAAATTTGCCCCTTCCCTTACCTCTTACCGGCATGTCGGGGCAAAACGCCATACAGATATTCGTCTGCTGCACCGGTTTGATGTGATCCTGACCACCTACCAAACCGCTTTAAGGGATATAGAATTGTTAAAAAAACTGGAGTATGAGTATATCGTTCTCGATGAAAGTCAGCAAATAAAGAACAGGGAGAGCAAAGTCTTTAAAGCGATCAATGAACTGGTCGCCAGGCATAAAATTTCTTTGAGTGGAACGCCTATTGAAAATTCTCTTTCAGATCTTTGGTCCCAAATGCAATTTATCAATCCTGATCTGCTAGGCTCCTTCAATTTTTTTAAGAAAGAATTTTTGCGGCCGATTGAACAGTTGCAACAGGAGGAGAAAAAAACGCGCCTCAGGTCATTGGTGCAGCCTTATCTTTTGCGAAGAACAAAGGAAGAAGTGGCCAAAGAACTTCCTCCCCTGACCACCAGTATCCTTTACACGGAAATGACGAGTGAACAAAAAAAATTGTACGAAAGGGAGAAATCCGCTGCGAGGAATTACCTGCTCGAAAATTTTGATGCTGCAGACGGAAAATACAGGTTACTCGTACTTCAAACATTAACAAAACTGAGGCAACTCGTCAACCATCCCGTATTGGTCAAACCCGATTACACCAGGGAAAGCGGGAAATTCCACGAGGTGATGGAACAATGGGACGTAATTCTTAAAGCAGGTCATAAAGTGTTGATTTTTAGTTCATTCGTTAAATATCTTGAATTGTTTAAAGCAGAGTTGGATAAGAGGGGCGAAGCCTATTCATGGCTTTCCGGAAGTTCCACCGCTAAGCAAAGAGAAGAAGAGATCAAAAAATTTGAAAGGGAAGAACAGGTAAAGTCTTTTTTGATCTCTATTAAAGCCGGCGGGGTAGGGCTCAACCTCACCGCTGCCGACTATGTATTTATCCTGGATCCATGGTGGAATCCGTCGACAGAACAACAAGCTATTGCCCGCGCTCACCGGATCGGACAGGAAAAAAGCGTTTTTGCGATCAAATTCATCACCCGGGAAAGTATTGAAGAGAAAATACTCAAACTCCAGGAGCGCAAAAGCCAGTTGGCAGAAGATATCATTGGCCAAACCGGAACCATGACCTTTAGCCGGGGCGATATCGAATATTTGCTGCAATAG
- a CDS encoding TlpA family protein disulfide reductase, with product MKLISYFSFSLLALATGCTAQGPISGTINNAHNDEWTPMVYLIMPLNMDEVATAFTGEVIDSAAVEPEGSFTFENMPKVSGPTLFELAVQKKGARYFNRLDNDDLPHSNYFPIIWENGENITLTADMTHFQSSFSIKDPSPANGELLKLRDIRLEAFRQFLDKDHSESHDAEQLMDEEAALLNFQKQLIHFANSTNYFLPAITAIRWVSPGNDYERVPEFLVSQCEKWQKTVPDHPWVNQLCSKGNRDQLPVLVGDQVPDTPLPMASGDTTNLHALLGSRLTVLDMWASWCAPCRKENRNILVPLWDSYHEKGFQVIAYGLEASEGAWKNAIEKDGTTRWPNASHLMGDDAPFMERLRIQTIPANFILDADGKVIAKNIHGQELMEFVEGYLKR from the coding sequence ATGAAACTCATCTCCTATTTTTCTTTTTCGCTCCTGGCCCTGGCCACAGGCTGCACAGCACAAGGGCCCATTTCCGGAACCATTAACAATGCTCATAACGACGAATGGACGCCAATGGTTTACCTGATTATGCCCCTCAACATGGATGAGGTGGCCACCGCATTCACCGGGGAGGTCATTGATTCTGCTGCGGTGGAGCCGGAGGGCAGTTTTACCTTTGAAAATATGCCGAAAGTATCCGGTCCGACCCTGTTCGAACTGGCTGTCCAGAAAAAAGGAGCGCGCTATTTTAACCGGCTGGACAATGACGACCTACCCCATTCCAACTATTTCCCTATCATTTGGGAAAACGGAGAAAACATTACTTTGACGGCCGATATGACACACTTCCAGAGCAGTTTTTCCATCAAGGATCCTTCCCCTGCCAATGGGGAATTGCTAAAGTTGCGGGACATCCGACTGGAAGCGTTTCGACAATTCCTGGATAAGGATCATTCCGAATCACACGATGCGGAACAACTCATGGATGAAGAAGCGGCTTTGCTGAACTTCCAAAAACAATTGATACATTTTGCCAATTCTACCAATTACTTTCTTCCGGCGATCACTGCCATCCGCTGGGTAAGCCCCGGAAACGATTACGAAAGGGTGCCGGAATTCCTGGTTTCCCAATGCGAAAAATGGCAAAAAACCGTCCCGGACCATCCATGGGTGAATCAACTTTGCAGCAAAGGAAACCGGGATCAATTACCCGTGCTCGTAGGCGACCAGGTGCCGGATACTCCCCTGCCCATGGCCTCCGGCGATACCACCAACCTGCATGCTCTACTGGGAAGCCGCCTGACAGTTCTGGATATGTGGGCTTCCTGGTGTGCGCCTTGCCGGAAGGAAAACCGCAACATTTTGGTTCCCTTGTGGGATAGTTACCATGAAAAAGGATTCCAGGTAATAGCTTACGGGCTGGAGGCAAGTGAAGGAGCCTGGAAAAACGCCATAGAAAAAGACGGGACCACCCGCTGGCCCAACGCCTCCCACCTGATGGGCGACGATGCTCCATTCATGGAAAGGCTTCGCATCCAAACCATCCCCGCAAATTTCATCCTGGATGCCGATGGAAAGGTCATTGCCAAGAATATTCACGGGCAGGAACTGATGGAATTTGTGGAAGGGTATTTGAAACGATAG
- a CDS encoding OmpA family protein, whose amino-acid sequence MESLNYSEAIDVYLDILEKDDLPEIKTALANAYVKNKDYVAAETWFSQIINLPETDASNYFQYGKVLLHNGKCDTAQQVFNQFLKLKPYDLRKPTLKDVCGFSRQLEAKASDYELSDLNINNYFNEALAPAFYKNGIVFGAVKPLDSLGNKDPFNLFFVDYQESAGQLTFGPPKKFTIDLDNIPNRAIATFTADQKEIYLTQNQADATNSGVIRLEIVFSINYENGEWSNLLPLPFNNAAYSVAHPSLSPDGNRLFFSSDMPGGFGGKDIYVTSWENGQWQNPINLGPTVNTDGDELYPFYHSNSKLYFSSDGHLGMGGQDIFVVTENENGLWENVENIGAPVNSSFDDFGIIVSEDESNGFFTTNRKGVDRIFHYKHNSEKTFWMAAVDEESELILSDFNLMARSENVVIEKTSDRFYNISLLKNDCFDIYSDKPKYKQDKIRLCNKDITPGDTLYFLMQKEPQLVSRIEGTVIDQFSGMPVANTLLLLNNTNTGFVREFQSNADGHFMIDLPGDFCYGLKARKDDFFTKKIDQTYCVESQEVRTFLIDIYMQPFKRTAEAEPQLLTSKTGEKAFEISKKVYEEDNSVAYLLNIYYDSGRASVRKEGIIELEKLLALLQENPDIIVEISSHTDSKGSSTVNEKLSQRRAHAIVQYLINKGISPKRLVAIGYGETKPVNHCVDGVDCSEEEYQMNRRTEFRVLGELGN is encoded by the coding sequence ATGGAATCGCTCAACTACAGCGAGGCCATAGATGTATATCTGGACATTCTGGAAAAAGATGACCTTCCGGAAATAAAGACTGCATTGGCCAATGCCTATGTGAAAAATAAAGATTACGTCGCGGCTGAAACCTGGTTCAGCCAGATCATCAACCTTCCGGAAACGGATGCCTCTAATTATTTTCAATACGGCAAAGTATTGCTTCACAACGGGAAATGCGATACGGCCCAGCAAGTCTTCAATCAATTTCTGAAGCTCAAACCCTATGACCTGCGCAAACCAACCCTCAAGGATGTCTGTGGGTTCTCCAGGCAGCTCGAGGCCAAAGCATCAGACTACGAGTTGTCTGATTTGAATATCAATAATTATTTCAACGAGGCCCTTGCTCCTGCTTTTTATAAAAACGGCATCGTTTTCGGAGCGGTCAAACCACTGGACAGCCTGGGCAACAAGGATCCTTTCAACCTGTTTTTCGTCGATTACCAGGAATCGGCCGGCCAATTGACCTTCGGCCCACCCAAAAAATTCACGATCGATCTCGACAATATTCCCAATCGTGCCATTGCCACCTTTACCGCTGATCAAAAAGAAATTTACCTTACCCAAAACCAGGCAGATGCCACCAACAGCGGAGTGATCCGACTGGAAATTGTGTTCTCCATCAATTACGAAAACGGGGAATGGAGCAACCTGCTGCCTTTGCCCTTTAACAACGCAGCCTATTCAGTTGCCCACCCTTCCCTTTCCCCGGACGGCAACCGCCTCTTCTTTTCTTCAGATATGCCGGGCGGATTCGGCGGTAAGGACATTTACGTGACTTCCTGGGAAAACGGACAGTGGCAGAACCCCATAAACCTGGGGCCTACAGTCAATACAGATGGGGATGAACTGTACCCTTTTTATCACTCCAACAGCAAATTGTATTTCTCCTCTGATGGCCATCTCGGCATGGGTGGACAGGATATTTTTGTGGTCACGGAGAATGAAAACGGCCTTTGGGAAAATGTGGAAAATATTGGTGCACCCGTCAATTCTTCTTTTGACGATTTCGGCATCATCGTTAGCGAGGATGAATCCAATGGCTTTTTCACCACCAACAGAAAGGGAGTTGACCGGATCTTCCATTACAAACACAATTCTGAAAAAACATTCTGGATGGCTGCTGTGGATGAAGAAAGTGAGCTGATTCTTTCCGATTTTAACCTCATGGCAAGATCCGAAAACGTAGTCATCGAAAAAACTTCTGACCGGTTTTACAACATCAGCCTCTTGAAAAATGACTGTTTCGATATTTACAGCGATAAGCCAAAATACAAACAGGATAAAATCCGGCTTTGCAACAAAGACATTACTCCGGGGGATACTTTGTACTTCCTCATGCAAAAGGAACCGCAACTCGTTTCCCGTATCGAAGGCACCGTCATTGACCAGTTTTCAGGTATGCCGGTTGCCAATACCCTGCTGTTATTAAACAATACAAATACCGGGTTTGTCCGCGAATTCCAATCTAATGCTGATGGTCATTTCATGATAGATCTGCCGGGAGATTTCTGCTATGGGCTCAAGGCCAGAAAGGACGACTTTTTTACCAAAAAAATAGACCAGACATACTGCGTCGAGTCACAGGAAGTCCGTACTTTTTTGATCGACATCTATATGCAGCCTTTCAAACGAACTGCAGAGGCGGAACCGCAGTTGCTCACTTCCAAAACGGGCGAAAAAGCCTTTGAGATCAGTAAAAAAGTGTACGAAGAGGATAACTCTGTAGCTTATTTGCTCAATATTTATTACGATTCAGGCCGGGCAAGCGTGCGAAAAGAAGGCATAATTGAGTTGGAAAAATTACTCGCATTACTCCAGGAGAACCCGGATATCATTGTAGAGATCAGTTCCCATACCGACTCCAAAGGCTCCAGCACTGTAAACGAAAAATTGTCGCAGCGAAGGGCCCATGCTATCGTTCAATACCTTATCAACAAAGGCATCAGCCCGAAACGCCTGGTCGCCATCGGTTACGGGGAAACCAAACCGGTCAATCATTGTGTTGACGGCGTCGACTGTAGCGAAGAAGAATACCAAATGAATCGGAGAACGGAGTTTCGGGTGCTGGGGGAATTGGGAAACTAG
- a CDS encoding PD40 domain-containing protein, with translation MKILKIALLSVLALAFTVPASGQTFKSLLRTANTQYDLHAYNLAVGSYKAALDKKSDDTEAKSKLADCYRRLNQMEEAATIFADVCRDKDVDKIFILMYGHVLKALGKYDVAKQWYLLYARDEDAVIGNHFAQSCDFAKTQLGVTSSYTVTNEFINTSASDFGAAYYGKQQVIYASSRTDIYRSSSSWTGKANNQLFIASIGSSGYLESPIFLKSNETNAYNEGPLSFSPDGKRVAFTKNNFVDGTRQIPATGLELSIYTADISSNGDWTNVVSFPFNGSGYSTGYPAFSPDGNALYFASDRPDGFGGFDIYVSYKSANSWSAPQNLGPVVNSPGDEITPYFDGSMLYFSSDWHQGLGGMDVFRAEETSGRWTKIFHLGNAINSSYDDYGYIYDTFRNVGYLTSNRLNGRGNEDIYRVNRSADYVVIRITNAVDGSPVPNALVDFSNCGEQVYQADERGIYSFQAVQGLSCNLIIKKDGYQSTTLQISTLGTNTSRTYDVSMSRVGEAYAGRIINYTTNQPVPGVVVSATNQATGSTAQVQSDASGNYFLSLSPYSTYVLRFSKQAYQDLNVTVRTEDGFDRSILGVISFLPTSASTGFGEDPYVDTTPDGPVQPAETIESGFAVQIAAIKTPEIELYQGLSDLGTVYAREIDGLYKVRVGTFTSRDEATKALNAIKARGYKGPFIVTEDGVSGIKGVSDNSGTPGTPNYGDAIGRYKVQLAAYTNTKWFDDSQIKDLGVIEERIKGKYTVKYLAGFDSLGEANVALGKAKSAGFKAAFVVEDVNGELKKVK, from the coding sequence ATGAAAATTCTAAAAATTGCCCTGCTCTCCGTCCTAGCACTTGCTTTTACGGTGCCTGCTTCCGGGCAAACCTTCAAAAGTTTATTACGAACCGCCAATACACAATATGACCTACATGCCTATAACTTGGCTGTCGGTTCATACAAGGCGGCACTTGACAAAAAATCAGACGATACTGAAGCCAAGTCTAAACTGGCGGATTGTTACCGCAGGCTAAACCAAATGGAGGAGGCTGCTACCATTTTCGCCGATGTTTGCCGGGATAAGGATGTGGACAAAATATTTATTTTGATGTACGGACATGTACTCAAAGCCCTCGGAAAATACGATGTGGCCAAACAATGGTATTTATTGTATGCCCGGGATGAGGATGCCGTCATTGGCAATCACTTTGCCCAGAGCTGCGACTTTGCCAAAACGCAGTTGGGGGTCACTTCTTCCTATACGGTAACCAATGAATTCATCAACACTTCCGCTTCGGATTTTGGCGCCGCTTATTATGGGAAGCAGCAAGTCATTTATGCTTCTTCCCGGACGGACATTTACCGTTCTTCGTCCTCCTGGACGGGCAAAGCCAATAACCAGCTTTTTATAGCAAGTATTGGATCCAGCGGTTACCTGGAATCTCCTATTTTCCTGAAAAGTAATGAAACCAATGCTTATAATGAAGGCCCGCTTTCTTTTTCACCTGATGGAAAAAGAGTGGCTTTTACCAAAAATAACTTTGTGGACGGCACCCGGCAAATTCCTGCCACGGGGCTGGAATTGAGTATCTATACCGCGGATATCTCCTCCAATGGTGACTGGACCAATGTGGTAAGTTTTCCTTTTAACGGTTCCGGGTATTCCACAGGTTATCCTGCTTTTTCGCCTGATGGCAATGCCCTTTATTTTGCCTCTGACCGTCCTGACGGTTTTGGTGGATTTGACATTTATGTGTCCTACAAATCAGCCAACTCATGGAGCGCCCCGCAAAACCTCGGCCCGGTGGTGAATTCCCCGGGGGATGAAATTACTCCGTATTTCGACGGGAGTATGCTGTACTTCTCTTCCGACTGGCATCAAGGGCTTGGCGGGATGGACGTTTTTCGCGCAGAGGAAACTTCTGGTCGTTGGACCAAAATTTTCCACCTGGGCAATGCCATCAACTCCTCCTATGATGATTATGGATACATTTATGATACTTTCCGCAATGTTGGATACCTGACTTCCAACCGGCTCAACGGTCGCGGGAACGAGGATATTTACCGCGTAAACCGATCAGCAGACTATGTGGTCATTCGAATTACCAATGCGGTAGATGGTTCTCCGGTGCCCAATGCCCTGGTTGATTTCAGTAATTGTGGAGAACAGGTTTATCAGGCTGACGAAAGAGGTATTTATAGTTTCCAGGCTGTTCAGGGCCTTTCCTGTAATCTGATTATTAAAAAGGACGGATACCAGAGTACCACACTTCAAATTTCCACCCTTGGCACCAATACCAGCAGAACTTATGATGTATCCATGAGTAGAGTAGGGGAGGCCTATGCCGGAAGAATTATCAATTATACCACGAACCAACCCGTTCCGGGGGTGGTGGTTTCGGCAACCAATCAGGCGACAGGAAGTACCGCCCAGGTACAAAGTGATGCGAGCGGGAACTACTTCCTCTCGCTTAGTCCGTATTCAACCTATGTGCTTCGTTTTTCAAAACAAGCCTACCAGGATTTGAATGTTACCGTAAGGACCGAAGATGGTTTTGACCGCAGTATTTTAGGCGTGATCTCCTTCCTGCCGACTTCTGCAAGTACAGGCTTTGGCGAGGATCCTTACGTGGATACCACGCCTGATGGGCCAGTACAACCAGCGGAGACTATTGAGAGTGGATTTGCTGTTCAGATTGCCGCCATCAAGACTCCTGAAATTGAACTTTACCAGGGGCTAAGTGACCTTGGAACCGTTTATGCCAGGGAAATTGACGGCTTATACAAAGTCCGTGTAGGTACTTTTACCAGCCGTGATGAAGCGACCAAAGCACTTAATGCCATCAAAGCAAGAGGCTACAAAGGTCCGTTTATTGTTACAGAAGATGGCGTTTCCGGCATCAAAGGAGTAAGCGACAATTCAGGTACTCCGGGTACACCCAATTACGGGGATGCCATCGGCCGGTACAAAGTACAATTGGCTGCTTATACCAATACCAAATGGTTCGATGATTCCCAGATAAAAGATCTTGGGGTTATTGAAGAGCGAATTAAGGGAAAATATACCGTAAAATACCTTGCTGGTTTTGATAGTCTTGGTGAAGCAAATGTGGCTTTAGGCAAAGCCAAATCGGCTGGTTTTAAAGCGGCTTTCGTGGTAGAAGACGTTAATGGAGAATTGAAAAAAGTGAAATAG